In Cicer arietinum cultivar CDC Frontier isolate Library 1 chromosome 7, Cicar.CDCFrontier_v2.0, whole genome shotgun sequence, a single window of DNA contains:
- the LOC101503995 gene encoding ubiquitin-conjugating enzyme E2 2-like, protein AISAFLSALDCSPDDTPWDGGTFKLTLQFTEDYPNKPPTVRFVSRMFHPNIYADGSICLDILQNQWSPIYDVAAILTSIQSLLCDPNPNSPANSEAARMFSENKREYNRRVREIVEQSWTAD, encoded by the exons GCAATTTCTGCTTTCTTGTCTGCTTTGGATTGCAGTCCTGATGATACTCCTTGGGATGGAG GCACGTTTAAGTTGACCCTTCAATTTACTGAGGATTATCCAAACAAGCCGCCCACTGTACGATTTGTCTCCCGAATGTTTCACCCAAACA TTTATGCAGATGGAAGTATTTGTCTGGATATATTGCAAAACCAGTGGAGTCCTATATATGATGTAGCTGCTATACTCACTTCTATTCAA TCATTGCTTTGTGATCCCAACCCAAATTCACCTGCAAACTCTGAAGCTGCTCGAATGTTCAGTGAGAACAAGCGTGAGTACAATCGAAGAGTGAGGGAAATTGTGGAGCAAAGTTGGACAGCCGACTAA
- the LOC101510193 gene encoding uncharacterized protein isoform X4 encodes MVVLFNFQFSRWTFYKHLTPRKSTTLCQYKSTSNFSHFVTLTSGQKNQINLYVDTLLQWNKRMNLTAVKEVNEVMERHVEDSLAILPPLIDSYRIHCSTSIDKLKLVDVGTGAGLPGVILAIVRPDWDITLLESMNKRCVFLEHVVGVIGSSNIQIVRGRAESLGQNLCFREKYDIAVARAVAETRILAEYCLPLVRVGGLFIAAKGHDPEIINTYQVF; translated from the exons ATGGTAGTACTTTTCAACTTTCAGTTTTCTCGGTGGACTTTCTACAAACACCTTACGCCACGAAAATCAACAACGCTTTGTCAATACAAATCCACATCCAATTTCTCCCATTTCGTAACCCTAACCTCCGGCcagaaaaatcaaattaatctctACGTCGACACACTTCTTCAATGGAACAAG CGTATGAACCTAACTGCAGTTAAAGAAGTGAACGAAGTCATGGAAAGACACGTGGAAGACTCCCTTGCGATTTTGCCTCCGTTAATCGATTCGTATCGCATTCACTGCAGCACCTCCATCGACAAGCTCAAACTCGTCGACGTTGGAACCGGTGCAGGTCTTCCGGGAGTAATTTTAGCCATTGTTCGACCAG ATTGGGATATAACCTTGTTAGAGTCTATGAACAAGCGATGCGTTTTCTTGGAGCATGTTGTTGGTGTTATTGGTTCCTCCAATATTCAAATTGTAAGAGGAAGAGCAGAG AGTTTGGGGCAGAATCTTTGCTTCAGAGAGAAGTATGACATTGCAGTAGCCCGGGCAGTTGCGGAGACCAGAATATTAG CTGAGTATTGTCTTCCGTTGGTTCGTGTTGGTGGATTGTTTATTGCTGCCAAAGGTCATGATCCTGAG attaTAAATACGTATCAAGTCTTCTAA